A portion of the Litorimonas taeanensis genome contains these proteins:
- the rpsG gene encoding 30S ribosomal protein S7 yields MSRRHRAEKRVILPDAKFNDLVLAKFMNAIMLDGKKSTAETIVYGAMDIVEDKAKSEPIRVFHDALENIKPAVEVRSRRVGGATYQVPVEVRPERRQALAIRWLVNASRARNENTMRERLAGELLDASNNRGTAVKKREDTHRMAEANRAFSHYRW; encoded by the coding sequence ATGTCACGTCGTCACCGCGCAGAAAAACGGGTTATTCTTCCCGATGCAAAATTCAACGATTTGGTTCTTGCCAAATTTATGAACGCCATCATGCTTGATGGTAAAAAGTCTACAGCTGAAACAATTGTTTATGGCGCTATGGATATCGTCGAAGATAAGGCGAAGTCAGAGCCTATTCGTGTTTTCCATGATGCCTTAGAGAATATTAAGCCTGCTGTTGAGGTTCGCTCTCGCCGTGTTGGTGGTGCAACTTATCAGGTGCCTGTTGAGGTGCGTCCTGAGCGCCGTCAGGCTTTGGCTATTCGTTGGTTGGTGAATGCTTCACGGGCCCGTAATGAGAACACAATGCGTGAGCGCCTTGCTGGCGAACTGCTTGATGCCTCTAATAATCGCGGCACAGCCGTAAAGAAACGTGAAGATACGCACCGTATGGCAGAAGCCAACCGCGCTTTCTCTCATTATCGTTGGTAA
- the rpsL gene encoding 30S ribosomal protein S12, giving the protein MPTIQQLIRKPRKDKRKRNKVPALEACPQKRGVCTRVYTTTPKKPNSALRKVAKVRLTNGFEVLSYIPGEGHNLQEHSVVLIRGGRVKDLPGVRYHVLRGVLDTQGVKDRKQRRSKYGAKRPK; this is encoded by the coding sequence ATGCCAACAATTCAGCAGCTGATACGCAAGCCGCGCAAAGATAAGCGCAAACGGAATAAGGTTCCGGCTCTTGAGGCGTGTCCTCAGAAGCGCGGCGTTTGTACGCGTGTTTATACAACGACACCAAAGAAGCCTAACTCAGCGCTTCGTAAGGTTGCTAAGGTGCGTTTGACGAACGGTTTCGAAGTTCTGTCATATATCCCGGGTGAGGGACATAACCTGCAAGAGCATAGTGTTGTGCTTATCCGTGGCGGTCGCGTAAAAGACTTGCCGGGTGTGCGCTATCACGTCCTTCGCGGCGTCTTGGATACACAAGGCGTTAAAGACCGTAAGCAACGTCGTTCGAAATACGGCGCGAAGCGTCCTAAGTAA